From Diceros bicornis minor isolate mBicDic1 chromosome 17, mDicBic1.mat.cur, whole genome shotgun sequence, the proteins below share one genomic window:
- the TNFRSF1A gene encoding tumor necrosis factor receptor superfamily member 1A, translating to MGLPTVPGLLLPLALLALSVEIHPSGVTGLVPPLRDREKRDSLCPQGKYSHPRNSSICCTKCHKGTYLHNDCPGPGLDTDCRECENGTFTASENHLRQCLSCSKCRKEMYQVEISSCTVDRDTVCGCRKNQYRNYWSETLFQCLNCSLCLNGTVHLSCQERQNTVCTCHTGFFLRGNECVSCVNCKKDTECTKLCPSPTQSVKGRQDPGTTVLLPLVIFLGLCLLSLLFIGLMCRYRRWKPKLHSIVCGKSTPVKEGEPEPLASTSSFSPTTGFSPTTGFGPTTGYSPMAGYSPISSSTFTPSPTFTPSPNFTPGDWRNFSAASPPREMAPPYQGAGPILTAAPVSTPIPTPLQKWEDCAHAQRPDTDPATLYAVVDGVPPSRWKEFVRRLGLSEHEIERLELQNGRCLREAHYSMLAAWRRRTPRRQATLELLGSVLRDMDLLGCLEDIEEALCGPASLSPAPRLPR from the exons GCGCTCCTGGCTCTGTCGGTGGAAATACACCCCTCAGGGGTTACTGGACTGGTCCCTCCCCTCAGGGACAGGGAGAAGAGAGACAGTCTGTGTCCCCAGGGAAAATACAGCCACCCTCGAAATAGTTCCATTTGCTGTACCAAGTGCCACAAAG GGACCTACCTGCACAATGACTGTCCCGGCCCGGGGCTGGACACGGACTGCAGGGAGTGCGAAAACGGCACCTTCACTGCCTCAGAGAACCACCTCAGACAGTGCCTCAGCTGCTCCAAGTGCCGGAAGG aaatgtaCCAGGTGGAGATTTCCTCTTGCACGGTGGACCGGGACACCGTGTGCGGCTGCAGGAAGAACCAGTACCGGAATTACTGGAGCGAAACTCTTTTCCAGTGCCTGAACTGCAGCCTCTGCCTCAACGGCACGGTGCATCTCTCCT gccaggagagacagaacaCCGTCTGCACTTGTCACACCGGGTTCTTTCTGAGAGGGAATGAGTGCGTGTCCTGTGTTAA CTGTAAGAAAGACACGGAGTGCACGAAGTTGTGCCCATCCCCAACCCAAAGTGTGAAGGGCCGACAGGACCCAG GCACCACAGTGCTGTTGCCCCTAGTGATCTTCCTTGGGCTTTGCCTCTTATCCCTCCTTTTCATCGGTTTAATGTGCCGCTACCGACGGTGGAAGCCCAAGCTCCACTCCATTG TTTGTGGGAAATCGACACCTGTAAAAGAG GGGGAGCCCGAGCCCCTGGCCTCAACCTCAAGCTTCAGTCCCACCACGGGCTTCAGTCCCACCACGGGCTTCGGTCCCACCACGGGCTACAGTCCCATGGCCGGCTACAGTCCCATCTCCAGCTCCACCTTCACCCCCAGTCCCACCTTCACCCCCAGTCCCAATTTCACTCCTGGTGACTGGCGCAACTTCAGCGCTGCATCACCCCCCAGAGAGATGGCTCCACCctaccagggggctggccccatcctcACAGCAGCTCCAgtctccacccccatccccacccctcttCAGAAGTGGGAGGACTGCGCTCACGCGCAGCGCCCAGACA CCGACCCGGCCACGCTGTACGCCGTGGTGGACGGTGTGCCCCCGTCGCGCTGGAAGGAGTTCGTGCGGCGGCTGGGGCTGAGCGAGCATGAGATCGAGCGGCTGGAGCTGCAGAACGGGCGCTGCCTGCGCGAGGCGCACTACAGCATGCTGGCGGCCTGGCGGCGGCGCACGCCGCGGCGCCAAGCCACGCTGGAGCTGCTGGGCAGCGTGCTCCGCGACATGGACCTGCTCGGCTGCCTGGAGGACATCGAGGAGGCGCTGTGTGGCCCCGCCTCCCTCTCGCCCGCGCCCCGCCTTCCCCGATGA
- the PLEKHG6 gene encoding pleckstrin homology domain-containing family G member 6 isoform X1, whose translation MQAFRLADEGPLQGLVASRIETYGGRHRASTQSAAGSLCPRGGLVLDLSRRRLQDYVPFTKGSGQARGLSPMRLREPEPEKRHGVYFGAGPPHSPKLKEVTKAHELEVRLHTFSMFGMPRLPPEDRRHWEIGEGRDSSLTMEKSWKELVPGHKDMSRELCHQQEALWELLTTELIYVRKLKIMTDLLAAGLLNLQRVGLLNEVSAETLFGNVPSLIRAHHSFWEEVLGPTLEETRASGQPLDPVSLQNGFLMFSQRFQPYVQYCLRVKQTMAYAREQQDNNPLFHTFVQWCEKHKRSGRQTLGDLLIKPHQRITKYPLLLQAVLKRTPEARAQEALHAMIAAVESFLRHVNKQVRQGEEQESLVAAAQRIGPYEVLEPSSEEVEKNLRPFSTLDLTLPMLGVAPEHTRQLLLEGPVRVKEGREGKLDVYLFLFSDVLLVTKHQRKADKAKVIRPPLMLEKLVCQPLRDPSSFLVIHLSEFQCVSSALIVHCPSATDRAQWLEKTQQAQVTLQKLKAEEYVQQKRELLALYRDRDQESPGTRPSTPSPEGSQSSAEGRTPEFLSIIPHLVVTEDMDEDAPSGPDDTSDSGYGTLISGSPEESHSPLSRLRSRAFRRDPRLTFSTLDLRDVPLRPQPPHPQAPQRRSAPDLPEEDTQREGSPPRGDAPTWSEAENGTLVGGNVVVETLHRARLRGQLPPSPTHTDSAGGSPWESSADEEEEGPLFLGPGCTHSHRPLRAEDMLREIREELASQRIEGVPEPGDSRPRKLTRAQLQRMRGSHIIQLDTPLSTSEV comes from the exons ATGCAGGCCTTTCGTCTTGCAGATGAGGGTCCCCTCCAAGGACTTGTGGCCTCCCGCATTGAGACCTATGGGGGCCGGCATCGGGCCTCCACCCAGAGTGCTGCTGGCAGTCTCTGTCCCCGAGGAGGCCTCGTGCTG GATCTCAGTCGCCGACGCCTCCAGGACTATGTCCCCTTCACCAAGGGTTCCGGCCAAGCCCGAGGCCTGTCTCCCATGAGGCTGCGAGAACCAGAGCCCGAGAAGAGGCATGGAgtctattttggggctggcccacctCACTCCCCCAAACTCAAG GAAGTCACCAAGGCCCACGAGCTGGAGGTGAGGCTGCATACGTTCAGCATGTTTGGGATGCCCCGCCTGCCCCCTGAGGACCGGCGGCACTGGGAGATAGGAGAGGGCCGCGACAGCAGCCTGACCATGGAGAAGTCCTGGAAGGAGCTGGTGCCTGGGCACAAG GACATGAGCCGGGAGCTCTGCCACCAGCAGGAAGCGCTGTGGGAGCTACTGACCACCGAGCTGATCTACGTGCGAAAGCTCAAGATCATGACGGAT CTCCTAGCTGCCGGTTTGCTGAACTTGCAGCGAGTGGGACTGCTGAATGAG GTGTCAGCTGAGACCCTGTTTGGAAATGTCCCCAGCCTGATTCGAGCCCACCACAGCTTTTGGGAAGAGGTACTGGGGCCTACCCTGGAGGAGACTCGAGCCTCGGGCCAGCCTCTGGACCCTGTCAGCCTGCAGAATGGCTTTCTGATG TTCAGCCAGCGGTTTCAGCCCTACGTCCAGTACTGCCTGCGAGTAAAGCAGACCATGGCTTACGCCAGGGAGCAGCAAGACAACAACCCACTCTTCCACACCTTCGTGCAG TGGTGTGAGAAGCACAAGCGCTCGGGGAGGCAGACGCTGGGTGACTTGCTCATCAAGCCCCACCAGCGCATCACCAAGTACCCACTGCTGCTCCAGGCCGTGCTAAAGAGGACCCCCGAGGCGCGAGCCCAAGAGGCCCTGCATGCCATG aTTGCAGCTGTGGAGTCATTCCTGCGACACGTCAATAAGCAGGTCCGCCAGGGCGAAGAGCAGGAGAGTTTGGTGGCCGCAGCCCAACGCATTGGGCCCTATGAGGTGCTGGAGCCGTCCAGTGAGGAGGTGGAGAAG AACCTGCGTCCATTCTCCACCCTGGACCTGACATTGCCCATGCTGGGAGTTGCTCCTGAGCACACCAGGCAGCTGTTGCTGGAGGGACCCGTCCGAGTAAAGGAGGGGCGAGAAGGAAAG CTGGACGTGTACCTGTTCCTCTTCTCTGACGTGCTCCTGGTGACCAAGCACCAACGCAAGGCAGATAAAGCCAAGGTTATCCGCCCCCCACTCATGCTGGAGAAGCTTGTGTGCCAACCACTCCGAGACCCTA GCAGCTTCCTGGTGATCCATCTCAGTGAATTCCAGTGTGTCTCCAGTGCCCTCATAGTGCACTGTCCCAGTGCCACAGACCGTGCCCAGTGGCTAGAGAAGACCCAGCAGGCCCAG GTCACCCTGCAAAAGCTGAAGGCAGAGGAATACGTccaacagaagagggagctccTGGCCCTCTATCGGGACAGGGACCAGGAGTCCCCAGGCACCAGGCCCTCCACGCCTTCCCCAGAGGGCTCTCAGAGCAGTGCAGAGGGGAG GACTCCTGAGTTCTTGAGCATCATCCCCCACCTAGTGGTGACAGAAGACATGGATGAAGACGCTCCCTCGGGACCAGATGATACCTCTGACTCTGGCTATGGCACTCTGATCTCAGGCTCCCCCGAGGAGTCCCACTCCCCACTGAGCCGACTACGCTCGCGGGCCTTCCGGCGGGACCCTCGCCTTACCTTCTCCACCCTGGACCTCCGAGATGTTCCTCTGCGCCCCCAGCCTCCTCACCCCCAAGCTCCCCAACGCCGAAGTGCCCCTGATCTGCCGGAGGAAGATACCCAAAGAGAAGGCAGTCCTCCCAGGGGAGACGCACCCACCTGGTCTGAGGCAGAAAATGGGACCTTGGTGGGAGGGAATGTGGTAGTGGAAACCTTGCATAGGGCCCGACTTCGGGGGCAGCTCCCGCCCTCCCCAACCCACACTGACTCTGCCGGGGGAAGCCCCTGGGAGTCCTCAGCGGATGAGGAAGAAGAGGGGCCCCTCTTCCTAGGACCTGGCTGCACCCACTCCCACCGCCCTCTCCGTGCTGAGGACATGCTCAGAGAGATCCGGGAGGAACTGGCCAGCCAAAGGATTGAGGGTGTCCCCGAGCCTGGGGACAGCAGGCCTCGGAAGCTGACTCGGGCCCAACTGCAGAGGATGCGTGGATCCCACATCATACAGCTGGACACGCCACTGTCCACATC AGAGGTGTGA
- the PLEKHG6 gene encoding pleckstrin homology domain-containing family G member 6 isoform X2 — MQAFRLADEGPLQGLVASRIETYGGRHRASTQSAAGSLCPRGGLVLDLSRRRLQDYVPFTKGSGQARGLSPMRLREPEPEKRHGVYFGAGPPHSPKLKEVTKAHELEVRLHTFSMFGMPRLPPEDRRHWEIGEGRDSSLTMEKSWKELVPGHKDMSRELCHQQEALWELLTTELIYVRKLKIMTDLLAAGLLNLQRVGLLNEVSAETLFGNVPSLIRAHHSFWEEVLGPTLEETRASGQPLDPVSLQNGFLMFSQRFQPYVQYCLRVKQTMAYAREQQDNNPLFHTFVQIAAVESFLRHVNKQVRQGEEQESLVAAAQRIGPYEVLEPSSEEVEKNLRPFSTLDLTLPMLGVAPEHTRQLLLEGPVRVKEGREGKLDVYLFLFSDVLLVTKHQRKADKAKVIRPPLMLEKLVCQPLRDPSSFLVIHLSEFQCVSSALIVHCPSATDRAQWLEKTQQAQVTLQKLKAEEYVQQKRELLALYRDRDQESPGTRPSTPSPEGSQSSAEGRTPEFLSIIPHLVVTEDMDEDAPSGPDDTSDSGYGTLISGSPEESHSPLSRLRSRAFRRDPRLTFSTLDLRDVPLRPQPPHPQAPQRRSAPDLPEEDTQREGSPPRGDAPTWSEAENGTLVGGNVVVETLHRARLRGQLPPSPTHTDSAGGSPWESSADEEEEGPLFLGPGCTHSHRPLRAEDMLREIREELASQRIEGVPEPGDSRPRKLTRAQLQRMRGSHIIQLDTPLSTSEV, encoded by the exons ATGCAGGCCTTTCGTCTTGCAGATGAGGGTCCCCTCCAAGGACTTGTGGCCTCCCGCATTGAGACCTATGGGGGCCGGCATCGGGCCTCCACCCAGAGTGCTGCTGGCAGTCTCTGTCCCCGAGGAGGCCTCGTGCTG GATCTCAGTCGCCGACGCCTCCAGGACTATGTCCCCTTCACCAAGGGTTCCGGCCAAGCCCGAGGCCTGTCTCCCATGAGGCTGCGAGAACCAGAGCCCGAGAAGAGGCATGGAgtctattttggggctggcccacctCACTCCCCCAAACTCAAG GAAGTCACCAAGGCCCACGAGCTGGAGGTGAGGCTGCATACGTTCAGCATGTTTGGGATGCCCCGCCTGCCCCCTGAGGACCGGCGGCACTGGGAGATAGGAGAGGGCCGCGACAGCAGCCTGACCATGGAGAAGTCCTGGAAGGAGCTGGTGCCTGGGCACAAG GACATGAGCCGGGAGCTCTGCCACCAGCAGGAAGCGCTGTGGGAGCTACTGACCACCGAGCTGATCTACGTGCGAAAGCTCAAGATCATGACGGAT CTCCTAGCTGCCGGTTTGCTGAACTTGCAGCGAGTGGGACTGCTGAATGAG GTGTCAGCTGAGACCCTGTTTGGAAATGTCCCCAGCCTGATTCGAGCCCACCACAGCTTTTGGGAAGAGGTACTGGGGCCTACCCTGGAGGAGACTCGAGCCTCGGGCCAGCCTCTGGACCCTGTCAGCCTGCAGAATGGCTTTCTGATG TTCAGCCAGCGGTTTCAGCCCTACGTCCAGTACTGCCTGCGAGTAAAGCAGACCATGGCTTACGCCAGGGAGCAGCAAGACAACAACCCACTCTTCCACACCTTCGTGCAG aTTGCAGCTGTGGAGTCATTCCTGCGACACGTCAATAAGCAGGTCCGCCAGGGCGAAGAGCAGGAGAGTTTGGTGGCCGCAGCCCAACGCATTGGGCCCTATGAGGTGCTGGAGCCGTCCAGTGAGGAGGTGGAGAAG AACCTGCGTCCATTCTCCACCCTGGACCTGACATTGCCCATGCTGGGAGTTGCTCCTGAGCACACCAGGCAGCTGTTGCTGGAGGGACCCGTCCGAGTAAAGGAGGGGCGAGAAGGAAAG CTGGACGTGTACCTGTTCCTCTTCTCTGACGTGCTCCTGGTGACCAAGCACCAACGCAAGGCAGATAAAGCCAAGGTTATCCGCCCCCCACTCATGCTGGAGAAGCTTGTGTGCCAACCACTCCGAGACCCTA GCAGCTTCCTGGTGATCCATCTCAGTGAATTCCAGTGTGTCTCCAGTGCCCTCATAGTGCACTGTCCCAGTGCCACAGACCGTGCCCAGTGGCTAGAGAAGACCCAGCAGGCCCAG GTCACCCTGCAAAAGCTGAAGGCAGAGGAATACGTccaacagaagagggagctccTGGCCCTCTATCGGGACAGGGACCAGGAGTCCCCAGGCACCAGGCCCTCCACGCCTTCCCCAGAGGGCTCTCAGAGCAGTGCAGAGGGGAG GACTCCTGAGTTCTTGAGCATCATCCCCCACCTAGTGGTGACAGAAGACATGGATGAAGACGCTCCCTCGGGACCAGATGATACCTCTGACTCTGGCTATGGCACTCTGATCTCAGGCTCCCCCGAGGAGTCCCACTCCCCACTGAGCCGACTACGCTCGCGGGCCTTCCGGCGGGACCCTCGCCTTACCTTCTCCACCCTGGACCTCCGAGATGTTCCTCTGCGCCCCCAGCCTCCTCACCCCCAAGCTCCCCAACGCCGAAGTGCCCCTGATCTGCCGGAGGAAGATACCCAAAGAGAAGGCAGTCCTCCCAGGGGAGACGCACCCACCTGGTCTGAGGCAGAAAATGGGACCTTGGTGGGAGGGAATGTGGTAGTGGAAACCTTGCATAGGGCCCGACTTCGGGGGCAGCTCCCGCCCTCCCCAACCCACACTGACTCTGCCGGGGGAAGCCCCTGGGAGTCCTCAGCGGATGAGGAAGAAGAGGGGCCCCTCTTCCTAGGACCTGGCTGCACCCACTCCCACCGCCCTCTCCGTGCTGAGGACATGCTCAGAGAGATCCGGGAGGAACTGGCCAGCCAAAGGATTGAGGGTGTCCCCGAGCCTGGGGACAGCAGGCCTCGGAAGCTGACTCGGGCCCAACTGCAGAGGATGCGTGGATCCCACATCATACAGCTGGACACGCCACTGTCCACATC AGAGGTGTGA